CATATCTGCCGCATGTCTGATTATTTCCTTTGCTGTTGCTACATTCTGCTGAATTATAGCAATAACGGCATCGACAGAAACATCATCATGCCCATCATGCCAGCAATCATAGTCCGTGGCCAGCGCAACCGTCCCATAGCAAATTTCTGCCTCACGGGCCAAGCGCGATTCAGGAAGATTTGTCATCCCAATCACGTCAACACCCCAACTACGATATAGATTCGATTCGGCCCGGGTTGAAAAGTTCGGGCCTTCAATACAGATATAGGTTCCACCTTGATGAACCGTAGCACCTACTTTCCGGGCAGCGTCAACCAGCTTAGAAGAGAGGTCGCTGCAAACAGGGTCAGCGAACTGGACATGTCCAACGACACCATTACCAAAAAAAGTTGACGTCCGCTTTCCCTGAGTGCGATCAATAAACTGATCCGGGACAACAATATCACCGGGAACTATATTTTCTTTCATACTGCCAACAGCTGAAACGGAAATAATATATTCAACACCGAGGGTTTTCATCCCGTAGATATTTGCGCGGTAATTGACTTCTGAAGGCAGCAA
This window of the uncultured Desulfuromusa sp. genome carries:
- the mtnP gene encoding S-methyl-5'-thioadenosine phosphorylase, with the protein product MKKPVIGVIGGSGLYEIEGLTDVREVKLKTPFGDPSDVYVVGTLGSVQMVFLPRHGRGHRLLPSEVNYRANIYGMKTLGVEYIISVSAVGSMKENIVPGDIVVPDQFIDRTQGKRTSTFFGNGVVGHVQFADPVCSDLSSKLVDAARKVGATVHQGGTYICIEGPNFSTRAESNLYRSWGVDVIGMTNLPESRLAREAEICYGTVALATDYDCWHDGHDDVSVDAVIAIIQQNVATAKEIIRHAADMIAVQSSLRSCACADALKFAIMTNRDIIPEETKINLEPIIGKYIK